The window ATGTCGCTGCCCGTCGTCATCCGCATCCCCTACGGCGGCCACATCGGCGCCGTGGAGCACCACCAGGAGTCGCCCGAGGCGTACTTCGCGCACACCCCCGGTCTGCGCGTGGTCAGCCCGAGCACCCCGAACGACGCCTACTGGATGATCCAGGAGGCCATCGCCTCGAAGGACCCGGTCGTCTTCCTCGAGCCGAAGTCGCGCTACTGGCCGAAGGGTCAGGTCGACCTCGTCGACGGGCACGTCCCGATGCACACCACCCGTGTGGCGCGCACCGGCACCGAGGTCACCCTCGTCGGCCACGGTGCGATGGTCGCGACCCTGATGCAGGCCGCCGAGCTCGCCGAGTCCGAGGGAACGAGCTGCGAGGTCATCGACCTCCGCTCGATCTCGCCCATCGACTGGGAGCCGATCCTCACCTCGGTCCGCAAGACCGGTCGCCTCGTCATCGCGCAGGAAGCCTCCGGCTTCGTCAGCGTCGGCAGCGAGATCGCCGCCACGGTCGCCGAGAAGGCGTTCTACACGATGCAGGCGCCGCCGCTGCGGGTGTCCGGGTTCGACGTCCCGTTCCCGGTCTCGAAGTTGGAGCACCTGCACCTGCCGGACGCCGACCGCGTCCTCGAGGCCGTCGACCGCGCCCTCGCGTACTGATCCAGCTCGACTGACCCAACTCGTCCGAACGCCGAAGGAGCCGTAAGTGGCCGTCGCCGAATTCCCCCTGCCCGACGTGGGCGAAGGCCTCACCGAGGCCGAGATCGTGCAGTGGCGCGTCGCGATCGGGGACGAGATCACCGTCGACCAGGTCCTGGTCGAGATTGAGACCGCGAAGTCGCTCGTCGAGCTGCCGTCGCCGTTCGCCGGCACCGTCACCGGGTTGCTCGTGTCCGAGGGTGACACGGTCGAGGTCGGCAAGCCGATCATCCGTGTCGAGTCCGACGCGTCGGTCGCGTCCGGTGCGCCGGTCACGGCCCCGGCCGCCCAGTCGGGAGGCCCGGCACCGGTCGCCGACAGCGTCCCGACCTCGCCCGTGGTCGCGGCCACCCCGCCGGCAGCGCCCGCCCCGGCTGCTCCGGTCGTGCAGACCCCGCCGGCTCCGGCTCCCGCCGCAGCTCCCGTCAGCGCGGCCCCGGCCCCGGTTGCCGCAGCGCCCGTGGCCCCGTCGGCTGCACCGGTGCAGCCCGTTGCCGACGGCGCCTCCGTCGTCGGGACGGACGAGTCCTCCGGCGCCGTCCTCGTCGGCTACGGTTCGGCGACCTCGTCGCCGTCGCGTCGCAAGCCGGGCGCTCGCCGGGCCGCAGCACTCGCGGCCGAGGCGAGCCGTGCCTCCAGTGTGGATGCCGCAGCAGCGGCCGAAGCGGCCAGCGATCCCGGTGAGGACACCACCGCCGAGGCCATCGCCGGTCTGGCGTCCGCGCCCGCCCGCAAGCAGACCGTCGCGACCAACGTGCTCGCGAAGCCGCCGATCCGGAAGCTCGCGAAGGACCTCGGCGTCGAGCTCGTCGAGATCGTGGCGACCGGCCTCGCCGGCGAGGTCACCCGGGACGACGTCATCCGGCACGCGAAGCAGGCCAGCGTCTTCCGCAACATCGAGACACCCGAGTGGGGCGAGGTGCGCAGCGAGACGATCCCGGTCAAGGGCGTCCGTAAGGCCATCGCGACCGCGATGACCACCTCCGCGTTCACCGCACCGCACGTGTCGCTGTTCGTCGACGTCGACGCGACCCACACGATGGAGTTCGTCAAGCGGCTCAAGGCCTCGCCGACGTTCGCCGGCGTCAAGGTCTCGCCGCTGCTCATCGTCGCGAAGGCCGTCATCTGGGCCGTCCGCCGCAACCGTTCGGTGAACTCGACCTGGACCGACCGCGAGATCATCGTCCACCACTTCGTGAACCTCGGCATCGCCGCGGCGACCCCGCGCGGGCTCATCGTGCCGAACATCAAGGACGCGCAGGACATGTCGCTGCTCGAGCTGGCGCAGGCGCTCGAGGAACTCACCCTCACCGCCCGCGACGGCAAGACGACGCCGAAGCAGATGGCGAACGGCACCGTCTCCATCACGAACATCGGTGTGTTCGGCATGGACACCGGGACCCCGATCCTCAACCCTGGCGAGGTCGCGATCGTCGCCATGGGCACGATCAAGCCGAAGCCGTGGGTCGTCGACGGCGAGGTCCGGTCGCGCATGGTCACGACCATCGGTGCCTCGTTCGACCACCGGGTCGTCGACGGTGACGTGGCGTCCCGCTTCGTGCACGACGTCGCCTCGGTGCTCGAGGAGCCCGCGCTCCTGCTCGACTGAGTGCGTTCAGGGACCGACGCGTCGGTCGTCGAGCAGCGCGGCGAGTTCCGCGCGGAAGGCTCCGACGGCGACCACGGCGTCGAGGGCGAGGTTCTCCGAGGCATCGACACCGCCCGCCGCGATCGACAGCCGGGCGTAGGTCGTTGCGCCGACCGCGCCGGGCCCGCTGAACAGGTCGCAGACCGCGAGGAGTGCGTCGGCTCGGTCGCGTTCCGTCAGTGGGTCCAGGACTCGCTGCACGGCTTTGGCCGCTCGCCGTTCTCCTGAGCGGAGGTCGGCGACGAGCACCCAGGCGAAGTCGTAGAGGTCCTTGTCCGCTCGGCGCCAGTACGCACTCGCGCCCTTGGCGGAGAGGTACCCGCCGATCCCGGTCACAGTCGCGCGCTCGCCGGCGACGACCATGTCGTGGACGTCCCGGAGCGCCGGCCCCGGACCCCGGAGGTTCTTGGCCCCCAGGGTCTCGGCGCCCGGTAGCGCGATCTCCTGGTCCAGGTTGTCGGGGACGTCCACCAGGAACTCCACCTGGATCGGGAAACCACTGATCTCCTTCAACCATCGCCACCCCGTGTTGGGTGTCGACGTGACGAACCCTGCGGTCTCGAGCGCCTGCTCGAGCCACGCGAAGTCGAGGCCGTCTCGGTCGTAGACGAGACCGATGTCGAGGAGGATGTCGACGTCGTTGGTGCCCTGGTGTGGTTCGTCCGAGTGCACCAGGTGCTCGGGCACGAGCCCGCCGATCAGCAGGAGCCGCCCGCGGTTCGGGCCCACTGCCTTGAGGAGTGCGGCGAACCCGGCTTCCGCGAGTGCGCGCGCATCCCGGCTGCGTGGAGCTGACGCGTTCACGAGAACTGCCGGAGAGCGAGCTCTCGGAAGGCTTCCGCGGCCTCGAGCTCCCGTTCTGAGCCGGCGAGCAGGTCCGCGTACGTGCGAGCGGGGGAGGAAACCCAGGTGCGGTGTCCAGGGCCCCTCGTCTTCACGATCACCTGGGAAGCCGGCGCGAGGCGGATCCGAGGCACTGCGGCGGGGATCATCTTCGCGCGCCGGGTACCGAGGTCCACCCCCGGCCACCCGTCCGTCGTGTCGACGTACGCAGTCACCACCCAGCTCCCCGTGAGCATCGGGCGGATCTCTTCGCTCGCAGCCGCTCCGGTGAGGATGAGCGACCGGCCGAACGCGGCGCTGAGATCGTCGATGACGCGCTGCGGTTCGCGGTGGATCGAGTGGTACCCGTCGAACCGTCGCCGCTGGGTGGACTCCCACACCGCCCACGAGTCGAGGAGTGCCGGAGCGTTTGCGACGATCCGACTGCGCGGCTGCCTTCCTGGGGCTGTCCAGCCGTTGGCGTCGAACGAGGCGAGGGTGTTCGCGACGGTTCCCAGCGATCGGCCGGACAGGTTCGCCAGCGCCTCCACTTCGGGAACGTCGTCTGCTCCGGGACGCTCTGGCTCCCGCTTCGCCATGATCGCCAAGAGAGCCTCTGCGACGTCTGCCCTGCCTCGGGTCCAACCGATCGCAGGTCGGAGCGCTGGGCTCGTCCTGCTGCCGTCCCGGTCGACCCACACCGTGCCGAGTCGCAGTTCTGCCGAGCCGTCGAGGCCGAGCCAGGAGAGCCCCTCCGAACGCAACAACTGGCGAGCCCCGTCCGACAGTGTTCGGGCCGCGATGACCACGAGGTCCTCCTTCGAGCGTGCATCGATCACGCGCTCGTCGCGAAGCGTCCGCTCGACGTCCCTCGGGTACCCGTACCCGGCCCAGGCGAGGTGCAGTGCCTTCCTCGTCCCGTCCGGCAAGACCGCGCTGAAGTCACCGTCGGCTCTCGTGCGAAGGGACACGGAGCCGCGCGGGAGCGCTGCACGGAGTGCTGTTTCTGCAGCCGCTCGATTTTCGAGGATGGGCACCTTTTCACTGTACAGTGAAAAAGGTGTCGGAGTGAAATAGCTTCGGTCTGCGGATCAGCGGGGTTCCGCAAACGTCGCGTGGTGTTCACACGGATGTCGGTGGTGCGGGGCATGATCGGGACATGGTCCACCAGCTCCTGACCCCCTCGCAGGAGATCCGAACGGATCGCCTCCTGCTCACCCCGCTCACGCCGGCCGACATCGACGACGTGCACGCGGTGTTCTCCGACGCCCGGACGTGGCAGCACCTGCCGAGCGGTCGGCACGTCGCCCGGAGTTCGAGCGTGGACATGGTGCAGCGGAAGATCGGTGGTCGGGCTCGACACGGACTCGGCTCGTGGGCCGTCCGCACCGCTGCCGATCACGCGTTCGTCGGGGTCGGCGGCATGGACATGACCGCCGGCGGGGTCTGGAACCTCGGGTACCGGTTGGCACCCTCCGCCTGGGGGCAGGGCTTCGCCTCCGAGATCGCCCTCGCTGCCGTGCGCGCGGCTGCCGACACCGCACCGGACGTCCCCGTCACGGGGCGCGTGCTCACGAACAACCCGGCCTCCGCAGCGGTGCTCCGTCGTGCCGGGCTGTCGCTCGTGTGGCAGGGGGCTCCCGGGGTGCAGACGTCCTCCGCCGCGGGGGTCGAGGGGCAGGTCTGGACCGACCGGCTGCTCTCCGACGAACAGTTCGCCTGGCTCGTCCGCAACGCCTGAGCGCGGTCACGTACCCGGTGCGTTCAGCGAGACGCTCCGCGTGGCGAGCACCTCGACGGCCGGCGAATGGGTCGCGATGAGCACAGCGGCCCCGTCGCCGGCGAGTTCGGCCAGCAGGTCGAGCACCATCGCAGCGTTCCCGTCGTCGAGAGCGCTGGTCGGTTCGTCGGCGAGGATGACCGACGGGCGCTTCACCAAGAGCCTCGCCATCGCCACCCGCTGCTGTTCGCCGCCGCTGAGCTCGTGGACCCGGTCGGTTGCGCGTCCGGTCAGACCGACCCGGTCGAGCGCGTCGCTCGTCCGGACCCCACGGTTCGGTCCGCGGGATGTCCGAGCTATGTCGATGTTCGCCTGGGCGGTCATGTCGGCGACCAATCCGAAGTCCTGGAACAGGTAGCCCAGGTGGCGCTGCCGCAGGAGCCGAGCCTGCCGCCTGTTCCGGCTCACCGGTTCGCCGGCGATGCGGATCGTGCCTGAGTCGAGCGCATCGAGGTGTCCCACGCAGTCGAGGAGCGTGGACTTCCCAGAGCCACTCGGCCCGACCAGGCAGACGATCTCGCCGCGCGCGACGTCGAACGACAGATCGTTCCACAGTGTCCGTCGTCCGTGGTGTTTCGATGCGTGTCGTACCTCGATCATCGTGCTCCGTTTCCTCGATCCCGGAGGGTGTTGCGCGCGGTGGCGGCCAGGACGGCGCCGTTGACCGCACTCACCGCTGCAATGGCGAGCAGTGCCAGTGCTCCGGCGGTCCCCGCCGACTGCGCGACGGGATCGAGTACCGAGCTGTGCCCGGTCCCGTCCGGGCGAGCGCCCCACCAGGAGTTGACAGTGGCGACGGCGGCGATCGAGACCAGGGCGGTCTCGACGAGCAGGAGCCCGGCGTCGGCCCGGACGGCTGAGGTGCCGCTGGCGAGCTTCGCGAACAGCGCGCGGCCGTGGCGACGCCTGTGGGCGACGGTCCCGAGCAGCCCCAGCATGACGCTGACGATCAGGGTGCTGACCACCGTGGCCGTGGCGATCATGGTCATCGTGGCCGCGAGCCGTGCCTGCTCGGCGGCGACCTGTCCCACTGCGACCACGGCGCTGAACTCCCTGCGGACGTCTGACGTCATGATCGACCGTTCCGCGACGGCGCGGTTCTTGAACACCACGTCCCCGGTGGACAGCCACGAACCGAGCTGATCGGCTGAGAAGACGTCGGCCGGCCTCGGGACGACCACGATGACCGCGTCAGCGAGCCAGGAGCGCGTCGACGAATCGTCCGGGTACGAGTAGACCTGCTGGCGTGCAAGTCGACCACCGGTGATCTGCTCCCGCGCGGCGGCGGGCGCCTCTCGCAGCTGCCAGTCGGCGAGCGCGGCGACGAGCCGACGCCGATCGAGCCGACTGTCGGCTGGGATCCACACGGAGATGTCCGCGTCGTCGGCGGTGATGCGGCTGCCGTCCTCGGTGCGGACGTCCTGCAAGCCGAGGTAGCCAGCGTCGACGAAGAGCGCCGGAACCGTGGACTTCCCCTGCCCGCTGGACACCTCGACGGTCGCGGCGAGCAGCGCATCACGCTGCTGGAGCGCTCTGCCGGCGAAGGCTCCGATGCGGTCCCAGTACTGCTGCGAGTCGATCGGACGGGGGTCCGGGGTAACCCAGAGCTGGACGGTCTCGCCTGCGGCTCGGAGGTCGCGTTCTGCTGTCCCGGAACGGAGGGTCGCAACGGCACCCGACAGGTCGAACACGGCGGTGACGAGCAAGAGGAGCGCGGGCGCGCGGGCGACCTGCGCGACGAGCACGAGCGCTCCGACGGGTCGAGCACCTCGGAGTGCGGTGGCCAGCGGCTGTCGACAGGCGAGCACCGTGCCGATCGTGTGGGCGGCGATGACCGGTGCCAGGAACGCTGTGCCGATCACGACGACTGCTGTGGCGAACGTCGCCGCTGACGCGAGCCCGTTGTACAAGAACAGACCGAAGGCGACCACGGGGGTGCCGACGACGGCGGCGAGCAGGGTGCCGCGGACCTCGGCCAGCTCACTGACCACGATGGAGGCGGCGCTCTGTCCGTGCAGTCGTCGAACCGCACTCCGGCGAGGGGCGCCGAGCGTCCCCATCAGGCACAGCGTGACGCATCCCAACGTGAGGGCGCCGACGAGGCCGGACGTCCCGCTGAACCCGTCGCTGACTCCGATGCGGCGCAGGAACGGCACTCGTTCCGAGCTGACGTCGTAGCCGAGGCCGGAGAGGGCATCGAGTACCGCGTGCCGAGCAGCGTCGTCTCCGAAGACCGCGTAGGAGCCGACGGGATCGAAGTGGTCGAGGTCCGACATCGGGAGGACGGTGGTGCTCATCGACCTGGTGAAGTCGCCGTACCCGTCGCTGAGCCAGCCGGCACCCAGACTCGACGGCGCACCGGTGACCAGCGCATGGCGGAGCGTCGACGGTGCCGCGCGATCGGCCACGACACGGACGATCGTCGTGCCCTCGGTCTCGGCGACCTGTTCGAGTGACTTCGCGACCCGCTGGTTCGACGCGGTGTCGGCGCCCGCTGCAGCGGTCACCACCGACGATGCACCGACGAGCCCGGCCTCACTGACCTGGACGAGGCCGATGAACCCGAGAACGAACGCGAGGAGCGGCGGGACGACGTACGCGAGTGTCACCGAGCGGATGTTCATGCTCCCCCTTGCGATCGGAGGAGCGGGCTCTCCCTCGGAGCGCCCGCTCCTCGCCTCAGCAGTTGTGGTAATACGCCTTGTTGCCGCTGCTCGCCTTCGGGGTCATCGCCATCGCGTACTTCCCACCGGGCACGTTCGACACGCGCTTCGACTTCTTGCCGACGGCGGTCGCGCCGTGGCACCGCTTCTCGCGGAAGTAGTTCGACCACGTGTCGTCGCGACCCACACCCCACTGCCAGAAGCTCCCACCCCCACCGTCGCCATGCGTCGAGTAGTCGCGGGTCCCACCGCTCACGCCCGCACCCGGATCGGCGATCGTGACGCCGCCGGTTTCCGCGCCGGACCCGAGGACCTCGAGCGCTGACGCGGATGCGACCGAGCGTCACACTGGCAGGGTTGAGAATGTGATGTCAAGCCGGTGAAACATCAACACGCCCTCCCGCCCTGCCCAGGCGGAACATCGCGCACGTTGGCGTTCCGAGGTCGACTCGCTACTGTGTTGGGAACTGGTCATGTCCGCGCATGACCACCGCCCAGGACCAGCAACGGAGCACGAGGGACGCATGACGAGCCGCATCACCGAGGGTGCCGAACCGAAGCACCAGCAGTTGCGGCGCATCTTGCTCGACCTCGCCACCGCACGCCTGGCTCCCGGCGCCGCGATCCCGTCCGAACGTCAGCTCATCGCCGAGTACGGCGTCTCGCGGATCACCGTGCGCGAAGCCCTCGGGCAGCTCGTCAACGAGGGCTACCTGGAGCGCGTGCGCGGCAAGGGCACCTTCGTGGCGCACCGGCCCGTGCAGTCGACGTTGCACCTGGCCTCGTTCACCGAGGAGATGCGGGCGATGGGCCACGTGCCGACGACGGTCGTCCTGGTGCGCGAGGAGCGCGTGCCGCCGAGCGACACCGTGGCGGCCCTGCGGCTCGACGCCGAGGTGTCGGCCTTCCACGTGAAGCGACTGCGGATGGCGGACGGCGCTCCGGTGTCGATCGACGACGCCTGGCTCGTGGCCGACGCGTTCCCGGGTCTGCTCGACCACGACCTGTCCGGGTCGGTGTACTCGATCATCGCCAACGAGTACGGCACCCCGATCGACCGGGCGCAGCAGACGGTGGCCGCGAACCCCGCCGCAGACGACGTCGCGACGCTGCTCGGCACGAAGACCGGCGCTCCGGTGCTCGAGTTCGACCGGGTGTCGTACGCGGGGGAGCGCCCCGTGGAGCACACCCGCAGTTGGTACCGCTCGGACCGGTACCGCGTGCAGATGGAGGTCACGGCGACCCCTGTGGTCGCCTGAGTCTCGGGCTGGGAACGCGAAAGCGACTGTGTGCCGCGAACGGTTCGCGGTTCACAGTCGCTTGGGCGGGAAGGACCGGGGAAGGACCGGGGTCGATCCGGGTCAGACCTCGAACAGGGTGTCGCCGTCGAGCACCGAGGTGCCCACCGTGCCCTGGTCGACGGTGTCCGGCGCGGAGCCGAGCACCACGACGGGGCAGATCGGCGAGTACCCGGCGGCCGAGATCACCGAGGGGGTGAACCGGACGACGGGGTCGCCGGCCGTGACCGTCGCGCCCTCGGTGGCGAGGAGCTCGAAGCCCTCGCCCGACAGCTTCACGGTGTCGATGCCGACGTGCACGAGGACGTCCGTGCCCGCCGCGCCCTGCAGCGCGAACGCGTGCGGGTGCAGCTTCACGATGGTGCCGTCGACCGGGGCCACCGCGGTGACCGCGCCCTCGACGCCCGTCGGGTCGACGGCCACGCCGGCGCCGACGAGCTGGCCGGCGAACACCGGGTCCGGCACGTCAGCGAGGGCGACGACCGGACCGGCGAACGGCGTGCGGACCGCCGTCACAGTTCGTCCTGGATGTCCTGCGCGAGGTTGTCGGCGACCGTGCCGACGATGACCTGCCAGCCGGTGCCGCCACCGACGACGGCCTGGGCGCCCGCGGCCTGCAGTGCGGACTTGTCGACGAGGTCGCCGTCCTCGACCTCGACGCGGAGGCGCGTGATGCAGCCCTCGACCTCTTCGATGTTGTCGGCACCGCCGAGCGCGGCGATGATGTCGGCTGCCTTGATGTCGGCCATCGTTTCCTCCTCGTTAAGGGTTCTCGTACCAGGTTGACACGGGACCGGTCTCGGTTCAGACTACGGAACTGGTCATGACCGGACAGGACCGGACCTGGCGACACCGCCGAGGTTACCTGCGCTGGCTGCACGACTCAACTCACCCCGACAGCTCCACCCAATGACGAGAGGACCTCCGATGAGCGCCACCACTGCCACGGACGTGCCGGAGAAGAAGAAGCCGAAGAAGCAGTCCCGGCTGTTCGCGCAAGCGCAGCGCCTCGGACGGAGCCTGCTCCTGCCGATCGCGGTCATGCCCGCCGCGGGCATCCTGAACCGCATCGGCCAGCCCGACCTGCTCGGGGCCATCCCCGGGTTCGAGACCGGAGCGGGCGTCATCTCCGCCGCTGGTCAGGCGATCTTCACCTGGCTGCCGCTGCTCTTCGCGGTCGGCATCGCGATCGGCTGGGCGAAGAAGTCCGACGGCACGACGGCGCTCGCCGCCGTCGTCGGCTACATGGTCATGTACCAGGTGTTCGCCGTCATGTCCCCGGTCGTGCTCGCGGGCGTCAAGGACGCCAACGGCGACCAGGCGGTCATCAACTTCGGCGTCCTCGGCGGCATCGTGATGGGTCTCGTCTCGGCGGTCATGTGGGAGCGGTTCCACCGCACGAAGATGCCCGACTTCCTCGGGTTCTTCTCGGGTCGTCGTCTCGTCCCGATCCTGACGGCCGCGGCCGGACTCGTGATCGCGGTCCTGATGTCGTTCGTCTACCGGTACTTCGACATCGCACTCACCGCTGCCGGCACCGCGGTGGCCGACAACGCCGTCATCGGTGGCGGCATCTTCGGGTTCGCGAACCGCATGCTCATCCCGATCGGCCTGCACCAGCTGCTCAACTTCTTCCCGTGGTTCCAGCTCGGCAGCTTCACCAACGCGGCGGGCGACATCGTCCACGGCGACATCCCGCGTTTCCTCGCCGGTGACCCGACCGCGGGCATCTTCCAGACCGGCTTCTTCCCGATCATGATGTTCGCCCTGCCCGCCGGTGCCCTCGCGATCTGGCGCAACGCCAAGCCGCAGAACCGCAAGCTCGTCGGCGGCATCATGATCTCCGCCGCCCTCACCTCGTTCGTGACCGGCATCACCGAGCCGCTCGAGTACTCGTTCATGTTCGTGGCGTTCCCGCTGTACGTCATCCACGCGGTGCTCACCGGGACCTCGCTGGCCCTCGTCAATGCCCTCGGGATCCACGACGGGTTCTCGTTCTCGGCCGGCGCGATCGACTACGTGCTGAACTTCGGCAAGGCGGACGGGGCGATCTGGCTCATCCCGATCGGCCTCGGCTACGCGGTCGTCTACTACTTCCTGTTCAGTTTCGTGATCAAGAAGTGGAACCTCCGCACGCCCGGGCGTGAAGAGGACACGATCGCCGAGAACACGATCGACGCGGCCACCAAGCCGTAGACGTCACCACGTGACGGACAGGAGGCGCGGTGCCAACTGGCACCGCGCCTCCTGTCCGTCTGTCGTCACCACCAGAGCGCCGATACCGGTTTTGACAATCGTTATCAGCAAGCGCTACCGTCGAAGCATGCACAACCGACTCCTCGCCCTCCCGCTCGTCGCCGGCGCCGCAGCGCTCGCCCTGACGGGCTGCGCGACCTCCTCGGCCTCGGGCGACGCCAGCGGCGACGGGAAGATCGCCGTCGTCGCCTCGACCAACGTCTACGGCTCGATCGTCGAGTCGATCGGTGGCGACCACGTGTCGGTCACGAGCATCCTGAACGACCCCTCGCAGGATCCGCACTCGTTCGAGTCGAGCGCCCGCACCCAGCTCGCGGTGTCGAAGGCCGACCTGCTCATCGAGAACGGCGGCGGGTACGACGACTTCATGACCACCCTCGCCGACGCGTCGGACACGAAGGCCGACACGATCAACGTCGTGCAGCTGTCCGGCCTGGACAAGGGCGGCGACGCCGAGTTCAACGAGCACGTGTTCTACAGCTACCCGACGATGGTCAAGCTCGTCGACGACGTCACGAAGCGCCTGTCCGCGCTCGACGAGGGCGAGAAGTCCACGTTCGAGCAGAACGCCGACGCGCTCACCACGAAGCTCGAGGACCTCGAGTCCCAGACCGCCGACCTGAAGAAGACGTACGACGGCGACGCGGTGGCGTACACCGAGCCGGTGCCGGGCTACCTGTTCGACGCGATCGGCCTGGACAACGAGACCCCCGACGCCTTCTCCGAGGCGATCGAGGAGGACGACGACGTGCCGCCGGCCGCCCTCAAGGACACCCTCGCGCTGTTCACGAGCGGCGACGTGGAGCTCCTGGCCTATAACGACCAGACCTCCAGCCCCGAGACCGAACAGGTCAAGAAGGCGGCGGAGGACAACGACGTCCCGGTGGTCGGTGTCACGGAGACGCTCCCCGAGGGGCAGGATTACGTCTCGTGGCAGCAGGCGAACATCGACGCGGTGCAGGCGGCGCTCCAGAAGTGACGACCTCGACCGCAGCAGCGACGACCGACAGCCCGGCGACCACCTCGGTGGACGACCGGGCTGCGGCCCGTCCGGTCCTGGCGCTGCGCGACGCCGGGTTGTCCTTCGGCGAGCGGAAGCTCTGGGGGCACCTGGACCTGGACATCGCGCCGGGGGAGTTCGTCGCGGTCCTCGGGCCGAACGGTGCCGGCAAGACCTCGCTCCTGCGCACGGTGCTCGGGCAGCAGCGCCTGACGAGCGGCACGATGTCGTTCCTCGGCCAGTCCGTCCGTCGCGGACACCGCAAGATCGGCTACATCCCGCAGCAGCGGCTCATGGAGGCCGGTACCCCGCTGCGCGCGCGCGACATGATCGCGCAGGGCGTGACGGGACACCGCTGGGGCGTCCTGCCGACGTCGAAGGCCGACCGGGCCCGCATCGACCGGATCCTCGACGAGGTCGGTGCCACCGCGTTCGCGGACGCCCCGGTCGCCGAGCTGTCCGGCGGTGAGCAGCAGCGCACCCGCGTCGGTCAGGCCATCGCCGCCGACCCGGCACTGCTGCTGTGCGACGAACCCCTCATCTCGCTCGACCTCCGGCACCAACGCGGCGTCACCGAGCTCATCGACCGGCAGCGTCGGCAGCACGAGGCCGCCGTACTGTTCGTGACGCACGACGTGAACCCGATCCTCGACGTCGTCGACCGGGTCCTGTACATCGCCGGCGGCCGGTTCCGCATCGGTTCCCCCGACGAGGTCCTGCGTGCCGACGTCCTGAGCGACCTGTACGGCACCCCCGTCGACGTCGTCCGGACCATGGGGCGCATCGTCATCGTCGGCGCGAACGACGCGCACGACCACCACCACGGCGAGGTCGACCCGCACGCCCCGGCGTCGGACGAAGGGCGGATCTGATGGACGTCCTGTCGACGGTCTTCTCGTTCCAGGACTACGGCGAGCTCGTGGCCCTGGTCCAGAACTCGATCTGGGCCGGTGCGGTGCTCGGCATCGTCGGCGGGCTCATCGGCCCGTTCGTCGTCGCCCGGAACATGCCCTTCGCGGTGCACGGCATCTCGGAGCTGTCCTTCGCCGGGGCGAGCGCGTCCCTGTTGCTCGGCGTCAACGTCGTCACGGGGTCCCTCGTCGGGTCGGTGATCGCGGCGCTGCTCATCGGGGTGCTCGGCTCGCGGGCGCGCGACCGCAACTCGATCATCGCGGTGCTCATGCCGTTCGGCCTCGGGCTCGGCATCCTGTGCCTGGCGCTCTACAAGGGGCGTGCGGCCAACAAGTTCGGACTGCTCACCGGCCAGATCGTGTCGGTGGACAACCCGCAGCTGACGTTCCTGATCGTCATCGCCGCCATCGTCGTCGCGACCCTGCTCGTCATCTGGCGCCCGCTGATGTTCGCGTCGGTGGACCCCGACGTGGCCGCGGCGGCCGGCATCCCGGTACGGACCCTCGCGATCGTGTTCATGCTCGT of the Curtobacterium sp. TC1 genome contains:
- a CDS encoding PTS transporter subunit EIIC, with the protein product MSATTATDVPEKKKPKKQSRLFAQAQRLGRSLLLPIAVMPAAGILNRIGQPDLLGAIPGFETGAGVISAAGQAIFTWLPLLFAVGIAIGWAKKSDGTTALAAVVGYMVMYQVFAVMSPVVLAGVKDANGDQAVINFGVLGGIVMGLVSAVMWERFHRTKMPDFLGFFSGRRLVPILTAAAGLVIAVLMSFVYRYFDIALTAAGTAVADNAVIGGGIFGFANRMLIPIGLHQLLNFFPWFQLGSFTNAAGDIVHGDIPRFLAGDPTAGIFQTGFFPIMMFALPAGALAIWRNAKPQNRKLVGGIMISAALTSFVTGITEPLEYSFMFVAFPLYVIHAVLTGTSLALVNALGIHDGFSFSAGAIDYVLNFGKADGAIWLIPIGLGYAVVYYFLFSFVIKKWNLRTPGREEDTIAENTIDAATKP
- a CDS encoding metal ABC transporter solute-binding protein, Zn/Mn family, which gives rise to MHNRLLALPLVAGAAALALTGCATSSASGDASGDGKIAVVASTNVYGSIVESIGGDHVSVTSILNDPSQDPHSFESSARTQLAVSKADLLIENGGGYDDFMTTLADASDTKADTINVVQLSGLDKGGDAEFNEHVFYSYPTMVKLVDDVTKRLSALDEGEKSTFEQNADALTTKLEDLESQTADLKKTYDGDAVAYTEPVPGYLFDAIGLDNETPDAFSEAIEEDDDVPPAALKDTLALFTSGDVELLAYNDQTSSPETEQVKKAAEDNDVPVVGVTETLPEGQDYVSWQQANIDAVQAALQK
- a CDS encoding metal ABC transporter ATP-binding protein; the encoded protein is MDDRAAARPVLALRDAGLSFGERKLWGHLDLDIAPGEFVAVLGPNGAGKTSLLRTVLGQQRLTSGTMSFLGQSVRRGHRKIGYIPQQRLMEAGTPLRARDMIAQGVTGHRWGVLPTSKADRARIDRILDEVGATAFADAPVAELSGGEQQRTRVGQAIAADPALLLCDEPLISLDLRHQRGVTELIDRQRRQHEAAVLFVTHDVNPILDVVDRVLYIAGGRFRIGSPDEVLRADVLSDLYGTPVDVVRTMGRIVIVGANDAHDHHHGEVDPHAPASDEGRI
- a CDS encoding metal ABC transporter permease, giving the protein MDVLSTVFSFQDYGELVALVQNSIWAGAVLGIVGGLIGPFVVARNMPFAVHGISELSFAGASASLLLGVNVVTGSLVGSVIAALLIGVLGSRARDRNSIIAVLMPFGLGLGILCLALYKGRAANKFGLLTGQIVSVDNPQLTFLIVIAAIVVATLLVIWRPLMFASVDPDVAAAAGIPVRTLAIVFMLVLGLATAVSVQIVGALLVLSLLVTPAAAALRLSSHPVVVPVLSTVFAVVSVVGGILLALGGGLPISPYVTTISFAIWVVCRIVGARRDRRGRDRVVRRDQRGGGAPGLPSGTNGTGTTGAGTGTTGAGTGTTGTKPAAGQKEEVPA